The Lates calcarifer isolate ASB-BC8 linkage group LG7_2, TLL_Latcal_v3, whole genome shotgun sequence DNA window TGCGTGACGGGGTGAACGGACCGGACCACGTGGCTGAGCGTGCAGGTGAAGAAAAGGCATCTTGTCTGCTTCGTTGCCGTGGCACTGACAGGTCGGACAGCGAACCTGAAGTAGAAAAGGGCCCTCTGCCACAGAGGCCAGCAGGCTCTGATCCAGGTGGTAGGTGGTCCATCCGTCTGAGCTCGTCTTTGATGGAGCCTCTGCTGCCTGAAGAAGCTGCTGCACTGAAGTGAGAATGAACAGCGGGGCAGAGGTGTTGGCTGTGGATCCTTCACCTGTGTAGAACCAGAAGTGGGCAGATGTGACCAGGGTCTCCTGGTTGTTCATGGAGGGCTGGAAGTAGTACGTGAAGTGGCTTTCAGTGGTTTCTTCAGGAACTGAGTCAGATCTGGCACAAGATGAGTCTGCCAAGGTAAGATGAGAAGAGAAGTCAGTGAAGTTAATTGCTGTTTTATTGGACCAAGAGTCCTGCTGTTATTGAGAGGAGGCCTCAGTGTGTACGCGTGCTTTCAAATCAACACATACACTGCACTAACTTTTGCACCATcatgtgacatcacagttttgCATGGTTACAGGTGTGACAACGCACCTAATCAGGgctgaaatataaaaagtaaatgttaataataataataataatatgaaagaGTAACTATTTGGCAgatctgcagcacaaacacaaataccaAAATCATGGCAAAATCTTTATGGAAGCACTTTGCTACTCTTTAATTTTATATGTCATGATATTTGTAATTGATATTTTTTCTGTGCACCTCACTTTACAGCACTTGTAGGTTGACTCAGTCTTCCTCTGACAAAAATCTTCTACCTGCTGAGCAACTCTGCCATTCAtcatacattattttatttagaaatagTCATTTTAGAAAAAATCTTAATCTCCCccagaaaacaacaatattCATTTTTAGGACAACAAGACTTTGCTTTTTGATTTACTGTCTTGAATTTAAGGATCCAAAATGGAGGTATAATGTAACAATTACAAAAAAGCTTCTCACCAGAACTGGGAAAGAGAATAATTTGCGTTGTTTCCTGCCTTGGACTGGTTCGATGGTTGACCCACGTTGTCCTGCTGGTCCTCCGATGCATGTGCCTTGCTCCTGTGTCCACATCAGGACCCTCCACCGCGACCACAGGAGGCTCTTCCAGCCCGAGGCCCTCCAGAACCTGCTCTCTGAACCAGGACAACACCGCCTCCCTGGACAGCTCCTCTCCCCTGCAGGCTTGAATCAGACTGTGGATCCACAAAGGACCCAGGATGAGCAGAGCACGGGACACCATGACTGCAGTGAACAGCATCCACTTGACACAAAAGACCTTCCAGTCCCAGTCAGCTTCAGAAAACTGTTTCTCTTCTGTGACTTTCCTTATTCTCACATACAGAATATTTGTTTGGCTCTGCAGCTATCTGGGTCTGAGTGAAGTCTGCAAGCAAAAGCTTTTTGTTGCCAACACACAAATGGCAGATAGCAGAAAATGGCCTTGACGGTTGGGATATTGCATTATCTGTTTCTGTAGCTGTTTCACACAGTATCAAGAGAAAGTGTCTGCCTGTTTAATTTTCTTCTCTTGTGCTCTGCTGAGTTGCTTTTGGATGGTTTAGTTGACTTTTAGCTTGAGCTCAGGTCTAGACGTCAGACACTGGCACATGCTGTACATGTGCATTATTAATACAAAgcacagaaaatggaaaagtttTGTTTAGTCCTGGATTCTGTGGTAAAAGTTTATCACACTCCATTGTGTAGTTATAACATATTTTGTGGTCACTTTGAGATTTTCCCCTCACAAAATCCCTATCatattattacattactgtAGAATGTGGATAATTGGCTACATCAAATAAGCAAAATGTATCACACTATGAAAAATAACATCTCCTTATATTTGTATTATCTGTGGCTGAAAACCTTCATTTGTAACCTATAACCATAtctcacataaaacacacacctgttttcCCACTAAACAAAAAGTCTTTGTCTAATAATAACCGGAAACCCGTGTGTGCCCTCTTTATCTGACTGGCCTTGAATCCCTGAAATCCGTCtctgcaaaatattttttcataatgtGTGTGACTGCACAAGGACATTTTATCAGCAATTTTACTGGCCAAAGACCAGCTGTTCACAGAAGCTTTACTTCAAAGAAACCAGTTGTCTTAAGAGTCgtgttttacaaaaaataagGTTCACTTGCTTGCTATTTCCAGAGctttaaatcacatttgatGATGCTGTGTTGCTTTTGTGTCTTTGACCTCACTGTTGTTCATTGTGACCTATGTGTTTAATGCCAAATTTCCTACAAAGttgaagctgaaactgaagaCGTTGGGATATAAGGCAGAAAATGGACATTGAGTtatgattattttgtcaaagtACTTTTTACTTTGAGCCTTcattgtttaaaatgaaaattaaacttTGATAAAATATTTGATACAACTAAAACTGACAATGATTAACAAATCACTGGTGtgtatcattttttaaatctaataAACCTTTTATGGGATTCAAAGTGAGACAATGGGCACATAACTACATTTCTCTTCTCATCTGGACATTTCAcggtaggaaaagcacaggtgtgaataatgaaattaatgcTGGCTGAATCCATTTAGCTGCTCTGCTTTCAGAGTTGTTTCATTTGTGTAATTAGAAACACCTGGGCTGACTccaaacacacccacagagaAGCAGGAAGCATCAAATGTCTCCTGATGAGGtacactttgttttcttcttatTTTGCTCTTTATTATGTGACATGTTTGTCAGTAAGAGGCTAAAACATAGTCTAACAAtattacaagaaaaaaagtcacaaaatcAGCAAACTGattcagtaatgtcagttacacaGTGATAGCTAAACTTTGCTAACGCTAGCTAATAGTAGCTGCTATGACAGGTGAAGCTAGCTGTGGCAGCAAAACTGAATACATGtattatttcttgttttaatgCTTAAGGAATAGCTTTACTTTTGGGAAgtgtatttgtttgcattttgttgaCAATTGAGATGATATCAGTGTCTATgcttatgtctgtgtgttcatgtaacTGGACCCAGAAagcagttagcctagcttacCTTAGcaggggaaactgctagccgGGCTAACAGAAGACGTTGAAATGTGGCTACCAGGACCTCTAAAGCTTACTATTTTAAGACTATACCGTCTATTCAATTGTTTAATCCTTACAAACAGACATGTAAAAATTAtctatgttttttgttttgtctgtgttgccagattttttttttaaattttggacATAGCGTGATCAGCTGTTGCCCCCAGCCTCATGCAAAGGTAAGCTGCTCGTCACATGGCCACAGTTCCACGCTGTACTTGTTGCATTCATTGTATTTGAGGTCAATGTGAcagttgttgttattattacgTGCTGGAGACTAAACAGATTATCATCTAGGCCAAACTCTGTTGGTGATGAATCATATATGGTAACAGTAATTCatgtaaacattaaacatgtcctcaggctctggataATGACTGACACCTTcttatactgtacatttccaACTTTTCCAGGTTGCTGCGCCTTCTAAaacctctttcctcttttattaCTTGCTCCACAACATTGTGAGAAAGCTGATTGTTACCAGTGGATGACAATGTAGGCTCTAAATAAGTGTTTTTGTATGACCCTTTTCCTTAAATCTGGCCAAACACTGGTGTAATCTGAAAGTACCACACTGTGGTTACCAGTAGAGGGCGTTAAAATAATACATCACCAGATGTGCCTGTTTAATCTTGACAGTTTTTGGCCAAAACGTAGCACAGAAAAAGATATTTACTTTCTGAATGCTGATGGGTGCTGTCAAGAAATTTAATTCTCTTCTATTTTACTGAAAGTGTAAACATGTAATTCAGCCTACTCAAATGATCTTTAACAACTATAACTGACCATTAACTTTTGTCCCAAAATCTTAAAAGATTTCACTGAAGGAAAACTAGAGCCATATTACATTAGGTGTTTATAATACTGTCAACATAGATAAATGCACACTTCTCCTTGGTAACACCTTAGGATGAATAAAAAAAGTGATAttactgtaaaaaacaaaccaaacagccGTTTTGATACACTACTAGTAACAATATCACACTGAGAAGTAGCACTACAGTTATTATTCTTTCAGTACCTGTCGCCACAGCAACAGCTCCTCAAAGTTAAACCTGCCAAAAGCAGGATGAAGTCAGGATGACCTGAGGCATGTCTGGGCCCTTTCAAGCTCAGTCATCCATTAACTCAGCTCCACATAGGGTGGCACTTTTCCCCAGAGAGGTGTCAGTGCATCAAGGTGCCTCACTTAAGTTGAAAAATTTACATATGCATTCCATCTACTGTGCACATTCAAAGAAACGAACACTGATGAATGTTAACATACTGTCTACTATACTATCTTCATTTGAGACCATGAACCTGGCTGCAGCCAACACTATAAATCAAACCTTTATTTAAGGTGATTCTTACaacagctgcttttgtttttaatttctaacaTAAACTGAATTCGTGTATGTGTGAATCTGAAACCCCAAGATGCAACATGGCATTGTACTCAGAGGCAGTGGTAGTCGGCATCATTGGGGAAAACTTGGTTATTCTGGCAGAAGAAAAATTATGCTTAGGCAAGTATGTAATTTGGCAGAAGGTCTGCTTGTTCATGCTTAAGGCAGAACTGGCTTTTGGTTTAATTGTtgttgaaaacaaaatacagcaacTAATTACCAAATGTAACCAAATGTTCTGTTTGGTTACTGATTTCATCTCCTACAATGCTGTCAGATCTTCTTCAGGCATTGTTTTCTCCACAGTCTGaataattagattttattatttcatttaaactcTTAGATTTGTAAAGTAGAACATAAATTCATTAACAAGAAGGGCTCTTGGCAGCACTTTGACTTTCTGTTTAGTATTTAATTTGTTTGGCTACCATAAAATTACCTTTGAATTATTCCTGCACAGTTGCATTATGACATTACTGGGAAGTCCACTTGAAAAAACTATTACTACTACAGCTAATTACTGCTACTACAACTAGTAAAACATTAAATGGGAGCATATTTCAAGCAGTGAATcaagctgatttttttcaaaaatacaaaataaatatcaagTACTTTCAACAGAAAAGACACTGTAGCATCGAAAAGAAAATATaggaagaaaaaatgtgttaatgtcCACATTTACACcatatttttgttctttctgcTGAGATAATGTCAAAGCTTTGATTGTGTTCTGATACTGAAGTAGAGATCCTTAGAGAGCTGCTGATACCTGACATTTCTTTCCCTGCCTCCATCTGCCAGCCTCCTAAGGGTATGGCTAATAGCAGCCAGCATGGGATGGAAAAGTTGCTCCATCCAGGTAAAGTCTGGTattgatttatattttcagGGGCCATAGACTGGCATTTAAAGTAACCCTCTGTTCCTTGTATCTTAGTCTCAAAAAGTGTTATATAGAGATAGATGACTTGTAGAAATTCTGCATTATTTCTCTAAAGCTCACAGAAATTCAGAACAGCATACTCATGACTGATACATCCACAGTTACTTGATAGTATTTGATGAAATTTGGCAGTGCAGCCCAGTAATCGTGTGAGTGCAGTGAATTTAGGAAAATAATCTTTGTCTTTGCTCAGTGTTGGCACACCTCAGGCTCTAACAGTTTGTTACAGCAAAGACAAGTTATTCCTGTGGGAAACTGTGAGAGTACATGCAGAACCAAACACTGATGAAACTATTTTAACTCCTGATCTGACACGACCTCAATCCCTTTTCTTTAACATGTAATTATACAGCTACAAGTGAGCcgtaaatgaaagaaatatgtcCTTGTTGGTgtaataaaaatttaaaaatatgtatgtatataacaaaattaaaaaaaaaaatgatatttttaagCCAAAAATAGACTTTgattaataaaaatatcaagagtCTCACATACTGCTGCATACCTAAATAACCCTTAAGTGGCTGAAACTTCTGtcatacaaaggaaaaataaaaagttatgtAACAGTCTCTTGCAGGTCCAAGCTTaggaatgtttgtttttgaaggCCAAGTTTCATGGGTAGATTTAATGTAACTAAAAAAGCAATAACAAGAATTGATAAagaaataacaggaaaaaattTACACATACTGTGTAACACAATGTGAATCATACAGTATAGAAAAACAATCTCAATGTCAGTTTTTATAAGaacactgtaaataaacaactcaAACTGCCTCAGTTGAATAAATGTATTGAACATGAACTTCTGCTGTGTCTACTGCACTTGTTCCAGAAAGTTATATTATATTGTGTTGTTATATCACTGCCCTACAATTGTATGAATCACTAAGTCCTGTCTTTATTCTTAGACTTTCTTTTTATAGCAGCTCCAACTGTCACACGCATgctgtctctgcctgtctcacgcacgcacacactcaggcacacacacacattttggttGATAACATTATCTAAAGGGCTCGGAGTGTGGGAgctttggtgtgtgtgagtgtgtgagtataGGTCATACATGGCAGCCCGAGAAATGTGACCTATCTGTGGTGGTGCAGCTGTCGTTCCCAACCTGAGGGAGTTGGGGGTGAAGCAGTGAGACGGGGGAgactggagagagggagagagaggggagacctATAACAGGAGCTGATTTAAGTACTTAAAAAGGTTagaagtgtattttttaaaaagtacttaAAGGTAGTTTCTGAAAACACACTAGACCAGAAGGCCTGAGTGGTTTGACATTTAGTAAAAAAggtctcgctctctctgtctcaccacTCTTCAGCAGGGTTAAAGCTGTTGAA harbors:
- the inha gene encoding inhibin alpha chain, yielding MLFTAVMVSRALLILGPLWIHSLIQACRGEELSREAVLSWFREQVLEGLGLEEPPVVAVEGPDVDTGARHMHRRTSRTTWVNHRTSPRQETTQIILFPSSDSSCARSDSVPEETTESHFTYYFQPSMNNQETLVTSAHFWFYTGEGSTANTSAPLFILTSVQQLLQAAEAPSKTSSDGWTTYHLDQSLLASVAEGPFLLQVRCPTCQCHGNEADKMPFLHLHAQPRGPVRSPRHAPVTIPWSPSVIDLLQRPSQERPQHSNCHRAEIEISFEELGWDNWIVHPMALTFYYCHGNCSAWDRTSTMLGITQCCAPVPGTMKSLRITTTSDGGYSFKYETLPNIIPEECTCI